In a genomic window of Streptomyces sp. NBC_01142:
- the pruA gene encoding L-glutamate gamma-semialdehyde dehydrogenase: MDAVTQVPAPVNEPVHGYAPGSPERARLEVKLKELAENPIELPMTIGGVRRMGGGDRVDVVQPHNHKAVIGTFAGATQQDAQDAVDAALAAAPAWRAMSFDDRAAIILRAAELLAGPWRETLAASTMLGQSKTAQQAEIDTPCELVDFWRFNVKYARDLLAEQPPANSPGVWNRLDHRPLEGFVYAITPFNFTAIAGNLPTAPALMGNVVVWKPSPTQTHAAVLLMQLLEEAGLPKGVINLVTGDGIAVSEVALNHPQLAGIHFTGSTRTFQHLWKTVGNNIEKYRSYPRIVGETGGKDFVVAHPSADRAVLKTALTRGSFEFQGQKCSASSRAYVPASIWNSGFKEEFAAEVNGITMGDVTDLSNFMGAVIDDRAFAKNKAAIDRAKEDPTCTIVAGGTYDDSVGYFVRPTVVECSDPGNEVFTTEYFGPFLAVHVYEDDQYDAMLEQMESVSAYALTGAVVANDRAAAAHTMEKLRYAAGNFYINDKSTGAVVGQQPFGGGRASGTNDKAGAPQNLMRWTLTRAIKETLVAPTDYAYPHMG; the protein is encoded by the coding sequence ATGGACGCTGTTACCCAGGTCCCCGCCCCGGTCAACGAGCCGGTGCACGGCTACGCCCCCGGTTCCCCCGAGCGCGCCCGCCTCGAGGTCAAGCTCAAGGAGCTGGCCGAGAACCCCATCGAGCTCCCGATGACGATCGGCGGCGTCCGGCGGATGGGCGGCGGCGACCGCGTCGACGTCGTACAGCCGCACAACCACAAGGCCGTCATCGGTACGTTCGCCGGTGCCACGCAGCAGGACGCTCAGGACGCGGTCGACGCCGCGCTCGCCGCCGCCCCCGCGTGGCGTGCGATGTCCTTCGACGACCGCGCCGCGATCATCCTGCGCGCCGCCGAGCTGCTGGCCGGCCCGTGGCGCGAGACGCTCGCCGCCTCCACCATGCTGGGCCAGTCGAAGACCGCGCAGCAGGCCGAGATCGACACCCCCTGCGAGCTCGTCGACTTCTGGCGCTTCAACGTCAAGTACGCCCGTGACCTGCTCGCCGAGCAGCCGCCGGCCAACTCGCCGGGTGTGTGGAACCGACTGGACCACCGTCCGCTCGAGGGCTTCGTCTACGCGATCACGCCTTTCAACTTCACCGCGATCGCCGGCAACCTGCCCACCGCCCCCGCCCTGATGGGCAATGTGGTGGTCTGGAAGCCGTCCCCGACGCAGACCCACGCGGCAGTGCTGCTGATGCAGCTCCTGGAGGAAGCGGGCCTGCCCAAGGGCGTCATCAACCTGGTGACCGGCGACGGCATCGCCGTCTCCGAGGTGGCCCTGAACCACCCCCAGCTGGCCGGTATCCACTTCACCGGCTCGACCAGGACCTTCCAGCACCTGTGGAAGACGGTCGGCAACAACATCGAGAAGTACCGCTCCTACCCGCGCATCGTCGGCGAGACGGGCGGCAAGGACTTCGTCGTCGCCCACCCCAGCGCCGACCGCGCCGTGCTGAAGACCGCGCTGACCCGCGGCTCGTTCGAGTTCCAGGGTCAGAAGTGCTCGGCGTCCTCGCGTGCCTACGTCCCCGCCTCGATCTGGAACTCCGGCTTCAAGGAGGAGTTCGCGGCCGAGGTCAACGGCATCACGATGGGTGATGTCACGGACCTGTCGAACTTCATGGGCGCCGTGATCGACGACCGCGCGTTCGCGAAGAACAAAGCCGCGATCGACCGGGCGAAGGAGGACCCGACCTGCACGATCGTCGCCGGCGGTACGTACGACGACTCGGTCGGCTACTTCGTCCGCCCGACGGTCGTCGAGTGCTCGGACCCGGGCAACGAGGTGTTCACGACCGAGTACTTCGGCCCGTTCCTCGCGGTGCACGTGTACGAGGACGACCAGTACGACGCCATGCTGGAGCAGATGGAGTCGGTGTCGGCGTACGCCCTGACCGGTGCGGTCGTCGCGAACGACCGTGCGGCGGCGGCGCACACGATGGAGAAGCTGCGCTACGCCGCGGGCAACTTCTACATCAACGACAAGTCGACCGGTGCGGTCGTCGGCCAGCAGCCCTTCGGCGGCGGCCGCGCGTCCGGCACCAACGACAAGGCGGGCGCCCCGCAGAACCTGATGCGCTGGACGCTGACCCGCGCGATCAAGGAGACGCTGGTCGCGCCGACGGACTACGCGTACCCGCACATGGGCTGA
- a CDS encoding alpha/beta fold hydrolase, whose translation MSVRQIHHRTATVRGHEIFYREAGAPDAPVILLLHGFPTSSHMFRDLIPRLAGHYRVIAPDHLGFGHSAAPSAANFPYTFAELAVLTAEFTEQLGLTRFALYIQDYGAPIGLRLALAHPERITAIVTQNGNAYREGLGADAWAPVLALIADRTPETEAPVREIRSLDGIRWQYTHGVPAEYRSLLSPDAWHHDAALMARDGQDAIQLGLIADYGSNIDLYPAFQEYFRTSRVPLLAVWGGYDEIFVAAGAKAFGRDLPDAEIHLLPTGHFALETHAPQIATLILDFLPRAITPPSGSGPSQPARPIRRTPGDDAPHHRTRR comes from the coding sequence ATGAGCGTGCGGCAGATCCACCATCGCACCGCGACCGTCCGCGGCCACGAGATCTTCTACCGGGAGGCGGGCGCGCCCGACGCACCCGTCATCCTGCTTCTGCACGGCTTCCCCACCAGCTCGCACATGTTCCGCGATCTGATCCCCCGCCTCGCCGGCCACTACCGGGTCATCGCCCCCGACCACCTCGGCTTCGGGCACTCCGCGGCCCCCTCCGCCGCGAACTTCCCCTACACCTTCGCCGAACTCGCCGTGCTGACCGCCGAGTTCACCGAGCAGCTCGGCCTCACCCGGTTCGCGCTCTACATCCAGGACTACGGCGCCCCCATCGGCCTGCGCCTGGCTCTCGCCCACCCCGAGCGCATCACCGCGATCGTCACCCAGAACGGCAACGCCTACCGCGAGGGCCTCGGCGCGGACGCCTGGGCCCCCGTCCTCGCCCTGATCGCCGACCGGACACCCGAAACCGAGGCCCCGGTCCGTGAGATCCGCTCGCTGGACGGGATCCGGTGGCAGTACACCCACGGCGTCCCGGCCGAGTACCGCTCCCTGCTCAGTCCCGACGCCTGGCACCACGACGCGGCGCTGATGGCCCGGGACGGCCAGGACGCGATCCAGCTCGGTCTGATCGCCGACTACGGCTCGAACATCGACCTCTACCCGGCCTTCCAGGAGTACTTCCGCACCAGCCGGGTCCCCCTGCTGGCCGTCTGGGGCGGGTACGACGAGATCTTCGTGGCGGCCGGGGCGAAGGCCTTCGGCCGCGACCTCCCGGACGCGGAGATCCACCTTCTGCCCACGGGCCATTTCGCGCTGGAGACGCACGCGCCTCAGATCGCCACGCTCATCCTTGATTTTCTCCCGCGGGCCATCACGCCACCTTCAGGCTCAGGTCCTTCGCAACCCGCGCGACCCATTCGCCGAACTCCTGGCGATGATGCACCTCACCACCGCACAAGGCGCTGA
- a CDS encoding helix-turn-helix transcriptional regulator has protein sequence MSEVLSALADPTRRRILDALAAHGEATATVLATELPVSRQAIVKHLAVLTRAGLVTGRREGREARYQVLPARLGVTARWMDRVAAEWDGRLSAIKRLAEAPDADTDTNTDTDTEPDPDRDLTS, from the coding sequence GTGAGCGAGGTCCTGTCCGCGCTGGCCGACCCGACCCGCCGCCGGATACTCGACGCCCTCGCCGCGCACGGCGAGGCGACCGCGACCGTCCTGGCGACGGAACTGCCGGTCAGCCGGCAGGCCATCGTCAAACACCTCGCGGTCCTGACCCGGGCCGGCCTCGTCACCGGCCGCCGCGAGGGCCGCGAGGCGCGCTACCAGGTCCTGCCCGCGCGGCTGGGGGTCACCGCCCGATGGATGGACCGCGTCGCCGCCGAGTGGGACGGCCGCCTCTCGGCCATCAAGCGCCTCGCCGAGGCGCCGGACGCGGACACGGACACGAACACGGACACGGACACCGAACCAGACCCCGACAGAGATCTAACCTCCTAA
- a CDS encoding SRPBCC family protein codes for MSRDRIEREITIAAPMERVWAVLTEPKHVGAWFGQGEPTPVDLRPGGTMHLDHGTYGQFPTTIVKVDPPHHFSYRWASAHPGEQAVEGNSTLVEFTLTPDGDGTRLRVVETGFADLVIPEDKADTAGYESHSAGWSEQVENIKQYAERLAA; via the coding sequence ATGAGCAGGGACCGCATCGAACGGGAAATCACCATCGCCGCACCCATGGAACGCGTGTGGGCGGTACTCACCGAGCCGAAGCACGTAGGCGCGTGGTTCGGACAGGGCGAGCCGACCCCGGTCGACCTGCGCCCGGGCGGCACCATGCACCTGGACCACGGCACGTACGGGCAGTTCCCGACCACGATCGTGAAGGTCGACCCGCCGCACCACTTCTCGTACCGCTGGGCGAGCGCCCACCCCGGGGAACAGGCGGTCGAGGGCAATTCCACCCTCGTGGAGTTCACTCTCACCCCGGACGGCGACGGCACCCGTCTGCGCGTGGTGGAGACCGGCTTCGCCGATCTCGTCATCCCCGAGGACAAGGCCGACACCGCCGGGTACGAGAGCCACTCCGCAGGCTGGAGCGAGCAGGTCGAGAACATCAAGCAGTACGCGGAGCGACTCGCGGCATGA
- a CDS encoding GNAT family N-acetyltransferase, translated as MTVLPRTAHTFELSPAELLEIRTLLTGAFDGDFGDDDWDHTLGGVHALLYEDGVLVAHGSVVQRRVIHAGRSLRIGYIEAVAVRADRRRRGLGDRVMDALERVIDGAYELGALSASDEGAELYRSRGWQLWGGRVEALGPEGAVHLPEEEDSTFLRPAGGRPLPETASALLFDWRDGDVL; from the coding sequence ATGACCGTGTTACCGCGCACCGCCCACACCTTCGAGCTCAGTCCGGCCGAACTGCTCGAGATCCGCACACTGCTGACGGGCGCCTTCGACGGCGACTTCGGCGACGACGACTGGGACCACACCCTGGGCGGCGTTCATGCGCTGCTGTACGAGGACGGTGTACTCGTCGCGCACGGCAGTGTGGTGCAGCGCCGGGTGATCCACGCCGGTCGCTCGCTGCGCATCGGATACATCGAGGCGGTGGCCGTACGCGCCGACCGGCGGCGGCGCGGTCTGGGCGACCGGGTGATGGACGCGCTGGAGCGGGTGATCGACGGGGCGTACGAACTGGGCGCACTGTCCGCGTCGGACGAGGGTGCCGAGCTGTACCGGTCGCGCGGCTGGCAGCTCTGGGGCGGCCGTGTCGAGGCGCTGGGCCCCGAAGGGGCGGTGCACCTTCCGGAGGAGGAGGACTCCACCTTTCTGCGCCCGGCCGGGGGCCGACCGCTCCCGGAGACGGCCTCCGCGCTGCTCTTCGACTGGCGCGACGGGGACGTGCTCTAG
- a CDS encoding NADP-dependent oxidoreductase, with product MQIKQTAQAPQAPLTSPASPTSEAPPTSPTSLTVQQTARPTGFPTPEHFAFVEAPVPAPEPGTALVENLYWSVDPYHREMMDGDFELNTPLEGRTLGRVVDSRDPGLREGDLVLHRQGWRTHALVTPGAYGTRTIQPYAGVPLSAYLSILGGTGLTAYVALTRTLQLRPGQDLFVSAAAGGVGTAVGRIARLLGAGRIVGSAGSAAKAAHLAEHLGFDAAFDYHDGTVRDLLAKAAPEGIDAYVDNVGGDHLEGAIASLRDHGRIAWVGAISQYNNAAEPPAAPRNLFDVVDKSLRLEGVLVRNYTDVQGEFEEFLVPHLQSGRIAPDVTVVEGFERIVDAFLGMLRGENLGKMLVKAQTQAQAQAQTLG from the coding sequence GTGCAGATCAAGCAGACCGCGCAGGCTCCGCAGGCCCCTCTCACCTCGCCGGCCTCGCCCACCTCGGAGGCCCCTCCCACCTCGCCCACCTCGCTCACCGTGCAGCAGACCGCCCGCCCCACCGGCTTCCCGACCCCTGAGCACTTCGCCTTCGTCGAGGCTCCCGTACCCGCCCCCGAACCGGGTACGGCGCTGGTGGAGAACCTCTACTGGTCCGTGGACCCGTACCACCGCGAAATGATGGACGGGGACTTCGAGTTGAACACCCCCCTGGAGGGCCGCACCCTCGGCCGCGTCGTCGACTCCCGCGACCCGGGGCTGCGGGAGGGTGATCTGGTCCTCCACCGGCAGGGCTGGCGTACGCACGCGCTGGTGACACCGGGGGCGTACGGAACCCGCACGATCCAGCCCTACGCAGGGGTCCCGCTCTCCGCGTATCTCAGCATCCTCGGCGGCACCGGCCTCACCGCCTATGTGGCCCTCACCCGGACCCTCCAACTACGCCCCGGTCAGGACCTGTTCGTCTCCGCGGCGGCCGGCGGTGTGGGCACGGCCGTGGGACGGATCGCGCGCCTGCTGGGCGCGGGCCGGATCGTGGGCAGCGCGGGCTCGGCCGCGAAGGCCGCCCACCTCGCCGAGCACCTCGGCTTCGATGCAGCGTTCGACTACCACGACGGTACGGTGCGCGATCTCCTGGCGAAGGCGGCACCCGAGGGCATCGACGCGTACGTGGACAACGTCGGCGGCGACCATCTGGAGGGCGCGATCGCGTCGTTGCGCGACCACGGGCGGATCGCCTGGGTCGGCGCGATCAGCCAGTACAACAACGCCGCCGAGCCGCCGGCCGCGCCGCGCAATCTCTTCGACGTGGTGGACAAGTCTTTGCGTCTGGAGGGTGTGCTGGTGCGCAACTACACCGATGTGCAGGGGGAGTTCGAGGAGTTTCTCGTTCCTCATCTGCAGAGCGGGCGGATCGCGCCCGATGTCACGGTCGTCGAGGGCTTCGAGCGGATCGTGGACGCGTTCCTCGGCATGCTGCGGGGCGAGAACCTGGGCAAGATGCTCGTCAAAGCACAGACACAGGCACAGGCACAGGCACAGACACTCGGCTAG
- a CDS encoding LysR family transcriptional regulator, protein MPDLAPHELRVLVAVAHARGFSAAATALGMTQSAVSHSVRGSERKIGAVLFDRGRQGATPTVAGIRAVAHARRILRLLETMGAEARGAEADTVAGPLRIAAFRSAALHLLPPALERLTARHPGIEPEVRMVRELGRGTAGEVADGHADLGIATIGTTSPVPPELVGGVLLEEGYALVHPAGHVAPRSLPLVDWAENCTSYTREWWAEQEWLPRATVQAEDDGAVLSMVSSGFGMAVMPALSLNGAPPTVEITDLGPDRPTRSVGYVTTPELARTVAVRALIRELRGLYGTSPDDHRLR, encoded by the coding sequence ATGCCCGACCTTGCCCCGCACGAACTGCGGGTACTTGTCGCCGTCGCGCATGCACGCGGGTTCTCCGCCGCGGCCACCGCGCTCGGCATGACCCAGTCCGCGGTCTCGCACTCCGTACGCGGCAGTGAGCGCAAGATCGGGGCTGTGCTCTTCGACCGCGGCCGACAGGGCGCGACTCCCACCGTCGCCGGCATCCGCGCCGTCGCGCACGCCCGGCGCATTCTGCGGCTGCTGGAGACGATGGGGGCCGAGGCGCGCGGCGCGGAAGCGGACACGGTGGCGGGGCCGCTGCGGATCGCCGCCTTCCGCAGCGCGGCTCTCCACCTGCTGCCGCCCGCGCTGGAGCGGCTCACGGCGCGGCACCCCGGCATCGAGCCGGAGGTGCGGATGGTGCGGGAGCTGGGGCGCGGCACGGCGGGCGAAGTCGCCGACGGGCACGCCGACTTGGGGATCGCGACGATCGGGACGACCTCGCCCGTGCCGCCGGAGCTGGTCGGGGGAGTGCTGCTGGAGGAGGGGTACGCCCTGGTCCACCCGGCCGGCCACGTCGCGCCCCGCTCACTGCCGCTGGTCGACTGGGCCGAGAACTGCACCTCGTACACGCGCGAGTGGTGGGCGGAGCAGGAGTGGCTCCCGAGGGCGACCGTCCAGGCGGAGGACGACGGAGCAGTGCTCTCGATGGTGAGCAGTGGTTTCGGGATGGCGGTGATGCCGGCGCTGTCCCTGAATGGAGCACCGCCCACTGTCGAGATCACTGATCTCGGACCGGACCGCCCGACCCGCTCCGTCGGCTATGTCACCACCCCTGAGCTGGCCCGCACGGTCGCCGTCCGGGCCCTGATCCGCGAGCTCAGAGGCCTTTACGGGACCTCTCCCGACGATCACCGTCTCAGATAG
- a CDS encoding 3-isopropylmalate dehydrogenase — protein sequence MSRSINLAVIPGDGIGQEVVAQGLKVLAAALPQDVKLETKEYDLGAQRWHRTGETLPDAELDSLKNHDAILLGAIGDPSVPSGVLERGLLLKLRFAFDHYVNLRPSKLFPNTATPLAGRPDIDFVVVREGTEGPYTGNGGSLRTGTPAEVATEVSLNTAYGVERVVRDAYERANSRPRKKLTLVHKNNVLVYAGHMWKNIFDKVGQEYPEVTTDYLHVDAATIFFVTQPERFDVIVTDNLFGDILTDLAAAVTGGIGLAASGNINPTGAFPSMFEPVHGSAPDIAGQGKADPTATILSVALLLRHLGFEAEAVRIEEAVAADLAERDGAKVRTTDEIGDALAVRVAS from the coding sequence ATGTCTCGCAGCATCAATCTCGCAGTGATCCCCGGTGACGGCATCGGCCAGGAGGTCGTGGCTCAGGGCCTGAAGGTCCTCGCGGCCGCCCTCCCGCAGGATGTGAAGCTGGAGACCAAGGAGTACGACCTCGGCGCTCAGCGCTGGCACCGCACCGGAGAGACCCTCCCGGACGCGGAGCTCGACTCCCTCAAGAACCACGACGCCATCCTGCTCGGCGCGATCGGTGACCCGTCTGTGCCGTCCGGCGTCCTGGAGCGCGGGCTGCTGCTCAAGCTCCGTTTCGCCTTCGACCACTACGTGAACCTGCGTCCGTCGAAGCTGTTCCCCAACACCGCCACGCCGCTGGCCGGCCGCCCCGACATCGATTTCGTCGTCGTCCGCGAGGGCACCGAGGGTCCGTACACCGGCAACGGCGGTTCCCTGCGCACCGGCACGCCCGCGGAGGTGGCCACCGAGGTCAGCCTGAATACGGCGTACGGCGTGGAGCGCGTGGTCCGTGACGCGTACGAGCGGGCCAACTCCCGTCCCCGCAAGAAGCTGACGCTGGTCCACAAGAACAACGTCCTCGTCTACGCCGGTCACATGTGGAAGAACATCTTCGACAAGGTCGGCCAGGAGTACCCCGAGGTCACCACCGACTATCTGCACGTCGATGCCGCGACGATCTTCTTCGTCACCCAGCCGGAGCGCTTCGACGTCATCGTCACCGACAACCTTTTCGGTGACATTCTCACCGACCTCGCCGCTGCCGTGACCGGCGGCATCGGCCTGGCCGCGTCCGGCAACATCAACCCGACGGGCGCCTTCCCGTCGATGTTCGAGCCCGTCCACGGCTCCGCGCCCGATATCGCGGGGCAGGGCAAGGCCGATCCGACCGCCACGATCCTGTCCGTCGCCCTCCTGCTGCGTCACCTCGGCTTCGAGGCCGAGGCGGTCAGGATCGAAGAGGCGGTCGCCGCCGACCTGGCGGAGCGGGACGGCGCGAAGGTCCGTACGACGGACGAGATCGGCGACGCCCTCGCGGTACGAGTAGCGAGCTGA
- a CDS encoding branched-chain amino acid aminotransferase gives MTTPTIELKPSSTPLSDAEREAILASPGFGRHFTDHMVTIKWTEGRGWHDAELVPYAPLSIDPANMTLHYAIEIFEGLKAYRRPDGSVATFRPDANAERFQRSARRLAMPELPVETFIAACDALVQQDKEWVPEHGGESSLYLRPFMIATEVGLGVKPANEYLFLVIASPAGAYFPGGVKPVSVWLSENYVRAVPGGMGFAKTGGNYAASLLAQAEAAEKGCDQVVWLDALEHKWVEEMGGMNLYFVYGDKIVTPELTGSLLAGITRDSLLTVAKDLGYKSEEGRISTDQWKRDTENGTLTEVFACGTAAVITPVGSVRSAGGDWTQADGQPGEVTMKLRKALLDIQRGVVEDVHGWMHELG, from the coding sequence ATGACGACGCCCACGATCGAGCTCAAGCCCTCCTCGACCCCGCTGTCCGATGCGGAGCGCGAGGCGATCCTGGCCAGCCCCGGCTTCGGCCGCCACTTCACCGATCACATGGTGACGATCAAGTGGACGGAGGGGCGCGGCTGGCACGATGCCGAGCTCGTCCCGTACGCGCCGCTGTCGATCGACCCGGCCAACATGACGCTGCACTACGCGATCGAGATCTTCGAGGGGCTGAAGGCCTACCGCCGCCCCGACGGCTCGGTCGCCACCTTCCGCCCCGACGCCAACGCCGAGCGCTTCCAGCGGTCCGCCCGCCGGCTCGCCATGCCGGAGCTGCCCGTCGAGACGTTCATCGCGGCCTGTGACGCGCTGGTCCAGCAGGACAAGGAGTGGGTCCCGGAGCACGGCGGTGAGTCCTCGCTCTACCTCCGCCCCTTCATGATCGCGACCGAGGTCGGTCTCGGTGTGAAGCCCGCCAACGAGTACCTCTTCCTGGTGATTGCCTCCCCGGCCGGTGCGTACTTCCCCGGTGGTGTGAAGCCGGTCTCGGTCTGGCTCTCGGAGAACTACGTCCGCGCGGTCCCCGGCGGCATGGGCTTCGCCAAGACCGGCGGCAACTACGCGGCCTCGCTGCTCGCCCAGGCCGAGGCGGCCGAGAAGGGCTGCGACCAGGTCGTCTGGCTGGACGCGCTGGAGCACAAGTGGGTCGAGGAAATGGGCGGCATGAACCTGTACTTCGTGTACGGGGACAAGATCGTCACCCCGGAGCTGACGGGCTCGCTGCTCGCCGGCATCACCCGTGACTCGCTGCTGACGGTGGCCAAGGACCTCGGTTACAAGTCCGAGGAGGGCCGGATCTCCACCGACCAGTGGAAGCGCGACACCGAGAACGGCACGCTCACCGAGGTGTTCGCCTGCGGTACGGCGGCGGTCATCACCCCGGTCGGCTCGGTCAGGTCCGCAGGCGGGGACTGGACGCAGGCCGACGGGCAGCCGGGCGAGGTCACGATGAAGCTGCGCAAGGCGCTGCTCGACATCCAGCGGGGTGTCGTGGAGGACGTCCACGGCTGGATGCACGAACTGGGCTGA
- a CDS encoding cytosine permease, whose amino-acid sequence MPMEQRGVDTVPEAERTSSPRDLVSILLGSNLCLGVIVFGWLPVSFGLGLWPAVTSIVAGTVVGVAVTAPLALVSLRTATNLSTSSGAAFGVRGRLVGSVVGLLLSLGYTALTLWIGGDVMVGTLARIAGLPTGGLAHGLVYALLAACTVVGAVYGYRLLLGLSKILAIGMTALLLLGLIAYAPDLTTAAPQDTPYLLGSFWPTWLLSAVAAGLSGPIAFITLLGDYTRYISPQRHSPRRVLRATCLGLCAGLLLPQLFGTYTALAARGALDYAGPLVAASPAWYLVPLLLAATAGSVGNAGLMLYSMGLDLDAILPRVSRARATLVVAVVATVFVFLGHFAWDAQSAMTSFVLLLTAIGTPWAVITMIAHLRCGGVYDAEALQVYNRRARGGIYWFRSGWNPRATLSWTLGAAVGLCAVSTPLHEGPLLALTAGVDCSFILSGLVGGASYLALGTRPARAPEPEAAVP is encoded by the coding sequence ATGCCGATGGAACAGCGCGGAGTCGACACCGTCCCGGAGGCGGAACGCACCAGCTCTCCGCGCGATCTCGTGTCGATCCTGCTGGGATCGAACCTGTGCCTGGGCGTGATCGTCTTCGGCTGGCTGCCGGTCTCCTTCGGGCTGGGCCTGTGGCCGGCGGTCACGTCGATCGTCGCGGGCACGGTCGTCGGTGTGGCGGTCACCGCGCCGCTCGCGCTGGTCTCGTTGCGGACGGCGACGAATCTGTCGACCTCCAGCGGTGCGGCCTTCGGCGTACGCGGCCGGCTCGTCGGCTCGGTCGTCGGTCTGCTGCTGTCGCTCGGCTACACCGCGCTGACCCTGTGGATCGGCGGAGATGTGATGGTCGGGACGCTGGCGCGGATCGCGGGCCTGCCGACCGGCGGCCTCGCGCACGGCCTCGTCTACGCCCTGCTCGCCGCCTGCACCGTCGTCGGCGCGGTGTACGGCTACCGGCTGCTGCTCGGGCTGAGCAAGATCCTCGCCATCGGCATGACCGCGCTGTTGCTGCTGGGGCTGATCGCGTACGCCCCCGACCTCACCACGGCCGCCCCGCAGGACACGCCGTACCTGCTCGGCTCCTTCTGGCCGACCTGGCTGCTGTCCGCTGTGGCCGCCGGGCTGAGCGGCCCGATCGCCTTCATCACCCTGCTCGGCGACTACACCCGCTACATCTCACCGCAGCGCCACAGCCCGCGCCGGGTGCTGCGGGCCACCTGTCTGGGGCTGTGCGCGGGGCTGCTGCTCCCGCAGCTCTTCGGTACGTACACGGCTCTCGCGGCCCGGGGTGCGCTCGACTACGCGGGCCCGCTGGTCGCCGCCTCCCCGGCCTGGTACCTGGTACCGCTGCTGCTGGCGGCGACGGCAGGGTCGGTCGGCAACGCGGGCCTGATGCTCTACTCGATGGGCCTCGACCTGGACGCGATCCTGCCCCGCGTCTCCCGGGCCCGGGCCACGCTGGTCGTGGCCGTCGTCGCGACGGTCTTCGTCTTCCTCGGGCACTTCGCCTGGGACGCGCAGTCCGCGATGACCTCGTTCGTGCTGCTGCTGACCGCGATCGGGACACCCTGGGCGGTGATCACGATGATCGCCCACCTCCGGTGCGGCGGCGTGTACGACGCCGAGGCCCTGCAGGTCTACAACCGCCGTGCGCGGGGCGGCATCTACTGGTTCCGCTCCGGCTGGAACCCGCGCGCCACGCTCTCCTGGACGCTGGGCGCGGCGGTGGGCCTGTGCGCGGTCTCCACCCCGCTCCACGAGGGCCCGCTCCTGGCTCTGACCGCCGGTGTGGACTGCAGTTTCATCCTGTCGGGACTCGTGGGCGGGGCGAGCTACCTGGCACTGGGCACCCGCCCGGCGCGGGCCCCGGAGCCGGAAGCGGCTGTCCCCTGA
- the ureA gene encoding urease subunit gamma: MRLTPTERDRLLLFGAAELARARRARGLKLNVPEATALIADTVCEAARDGRRLAEAIEAARSVLGPDDVLPGVADVVTEVHVEAVFDDGSRLAVVSAPIRGATGLGDGAPGAVLPAPPRTEPEPAVTLTVRNTAAVPVSVTSHFHFFEANPRLDFDRAVAYGMRLCVPAGSSVRFAPGGEAEIGLLPIGGDRIAIGFAGLVDGPLDAPGAKEEALRRAVACGYLGADR; encoded by the coding sequence GTGCGACTGACCCCGACCGAGCGCGACCGGCTGCTGCTCTTCGGCGCGGCAGAACTGGCCCGGGCCCGCCGGGCCCGCGGGCTCAAGCTCAATGTCCCCGAGGCGACGGCGCTCATCGCGGACACCGTCTGCGAGGCGGCCCGCGACGGGCGACGGCTCGCGGAGGCGATCGAGGCGGCCCGCAGCGTGCTGGGCCCCGACGATGTGCTGCCCGGTGTGGCGGATGTGGTCACCGAGGTACATGTGGAGGCCGTCTTCGACGACGGGTCACGGCTCGCGGTCGTCTCCGCGCCCATCCGCGGCGCGACGGGCCTCGGCGACGGAGCGCCCGGCGCCGTACTGCCCGCGCCGCCGCGGACCGAGCCCGAGCCCGCCGTGACGCTGACCGTGCGCAACACCGCGGCAGTCCCGGTCAGCGTCACCTCACACTTCCATTTCTTCGAGGCCAACCCCCGGCTCGATTTCGACCGGGCGGTGGCGTACGGCATGCGGCTCTGCGTCCCCGCCGGGTCCTCGGTCCGCTTCGCCCCGGGCGGCGAGGCCGAGATCGGTCTGCTGCCCATCGGCGGCGACCGGATCGCGATCGGCTTCGCGGGCCTGGTCGACGGCCCGCTGGACGCGCCCGGGGCCAAGGAAGAGGCCCTGCGCAGGGCTGTGGCCTGCGGCTATCTGGGAGCGGACCGTTGA